The window AAATGTCAGACCCTGGCCTCACGGAGCTGGCTCAGGCAGCCCCCTGCGGATGACACCGAGACCCACTTCGGAGCAGTCCCTGGGCTGGGtgctgaaagggcgaggactacgccctccatcttaccctgggtcctccatttttgggcagccatgtgctcggcaaggcttcttcccggaagcccaagcctctgctggccacacccagggcttctttaaactaaccaatgacaatcaagggaagtgcgcaccATAGATATGACAccaacttgcgcctggccaatcggcagggcccacagtcctttctcctccccttactccaaccccctataaaacccctcttcccacagggctagctctctctgccacttggcttgtcgttgcatcagtgagtgtggtcggggagccgagctagctcgaataaagactctttgcttttgcattggactcggctggctccctggtgggcttttggggatcttgaaatctgggcataacaggtgCTTTACACACATTCTCTTAGTTTTAACATCCACGATGGGCTGGCAGTGGCAAACCCATTCTACAGGTGTAGGTAATGAGGGTCAGTGTTTAAGAAGGGTTATTTGAGTTCCAAGTTCAAGGATAGAGTGTGATTGATTGGCGTGGGTGGAGAAGGGACTGGGGACAGCCCAGATGCCAACTGatgccagctgggctccagtGCCCCCTGCGAGGGGAATGGAAAGACACCATGTTGGGAGTAGGCCCGGTTCCAGTGTGCTTTTAAGGCAACTGAGGGTCTTTGAACTTTGCCATGAAGGCAAGTTCTTTAGaaccctctgggcctcagttttctcacctgtacaATGGGATTGTTGTGAGGGTCAGTGCGATGATATGCAGGAAGCATCTCGTCCAGCGCCTGCATGTGCAGTTCAGGGGCTCCCTCTTATGGCTCCAGGGACAACTCAGGGTGGGGCACCTGGCATGGCCCCTCCAGACAGTCTCCTTTCCGGCTGGGCATTGCCAAGGGCAGCCCTGCACCCTGCAGTCCGAGcggggcccaggccccagccctgcttTAACAACTCTGCTATTCTGGACACGACCTAGGCTGGGCTTTCTCTTGTAAATATTGATGAAGGCCCAGACAGAGAGGAACAGGAAAACAAGGGGCGTTTTATTTATGATGGAAAAAgaaaccaacagaaaaaaaaatctacaagcCCAAcgggggaggcgggtgggggagggatcTTAAATAAACCGTGGTGCAGCCAGTGGGTGGAATATTGTGCAACGATGGAAATGATGTTTACCGAGCGTTTGTAATAACACGGGAAAATGCTTATTGTCAAAAGTGAGGTGCCAAAAGGAAGCAGGACCGAATTGTAAATTCAGCATAATCACACCTAGGCCAGAATCAAGCCCGCCCGAAATCACACGCAGAAGGGACAGGCCGGAGAGACCCGCGTCGCAGCAGGGGTTCATTGGGGAAATTTTTTcatacttttctctcttttccaattTTTCTATAACGGCATGGTTGGCCTAATGTAAAAAGCAACCCAAacttaacattcttttttttttttttttcccctgaagaagaaagaactcttatTGGAAAGCAGATGGCCCAGGGATAAGCTTTCTTTGACAAACAGGCCACTCTGAGGCTGAGGGCCGCAGGTGGGCAGACCCGCTACTCACCAAGGTCAGATGGAAACCCTTGACCCTGAGCCCATGGTGTCACGTGGGCCGCCTGACACCCAGCCACACACCTAGCCACGGCGGCCGGGATGTCCTGGTGATTATTTGGACTCTCCTCTCTGAATGTGCGAACACGGCTTTTCTCTTGGGAAAGCAGTTTCTACCCATGCAAGGAACCTCTCTTATAAATGTCAGCGGGACAGGATTCTCTCCGTTAGGTGAGGGGCTGCAGCAGAATAGCTGGGCTCCCAGATGGAGCTCCTAGGAGGCGGACCCGCCTCTCCCGCCCATGTGACAAAGGCTCCAGGTGCGAGGCCAGGCTTCCCGGGCCCTGAGCCACCATTGCAGGCCCCCGGATTTGCACTCAGGTCTCTGCTCAGTGTATCTGATCAGGAAGGCCTGCTCACACTATCCCGCTCGCCTGCTTAGCTGTCTCGGTGGCTCGAATCCGGCATGGCTTCTATTTACTTATGTATCTTTTTCAGAATTGCCCATTCTCCTGTCGGGCAGGCGCCTCCAGCACAGGAATAGTCCTGGCCTCTGCTTCTGTAACTGAACCTGACCATCATGCCCCCAGGTAGTCGTTGCAGGCCCCCTGAGCCCTCTCCTCCTATCTCGGTGGCCCAGCTCCAGAGAGAGGAGCACACCTGCTCTAGCCGGTAACGAGGCCCGGGCTCAGCTTGAGGGGTCACTGGGGGTCAACTGGCACCTGAATCGTGGTTGTGATAAAGCTGTGCCCCTAAAGTTTGCTAGGGTCCTGGAGCCCCCCCACCTCTATCCCCCCAATTCAGACTGGAAGCCATCCCGGGAGATGTGGCTGCCCTCAGCCCTGGAGCACCAGGCCCTCTAGCTCTATCTCACCATCGCCCTCTGCAGCCCGCTGGCACCAAAGCATCTGGGAGCCCAGCCACTGACAGAGGTAGGACTGGACTTCACCTTctgcagcccagctcctggccgCCTGGCCTCCCAGAAACGGCCCATGGAGCGGTGGGCAGGGGGTGCTCTTTGCCTCCGGCTTGGCAGGAGGAGCCCAGCAGAGGGGCAGCTAGACCCTGGTCTGAGGCACATGGAGGCTGGGCAAGGTCAGGACCGTGGGCAGGAGGGTGCCCTGCGGGGAGGGGAAGCTGCGCAGCTCCTTGGGCACAAACCTGGGCGAGATGTTGTCAGCCAGGAAGAGGAGCGTGCGCCGGCGCCCCACGCAGTAGACGAGGCCGCCCACCACGGCGCACTGGAAGGCATCCGGGTAGGGCGTCCGGTACGTGGCGCACTCGTACCAGAGACGGGCACTGGCGCTGCAGCGGTACACGCTGATGCCCAGGCTGCGGTTGAGGTCGAAGCGGTAGAGGAAGCCGTCGACCGCCACCATCTCGGCCGTGCGGTCCTTGCCGCCCCCCGTGGGCCCGACCTGCCAGCGCTGCTCCGGGGCCGAGAAGCGGAGCAGCAGGTAGCGCAGCGTGCCGCCCGTGACGAAGATGTCCCCGGCGCACGCCACGGCCGTGTGCGCCAGGGCGAAGGTGtcgttggggaggggaggggcgaagGCCCAGCGGTCCATGCGAGGGTCGTAGCGCTCCACTGTGTTCAGACACTCGCCCCCGATGGCGTACAGGTAGCCGTCCAGGGCCACCAGCCGGCAGTGCGGCCGGGCTTGGTTCAGCGGGCACACCTCGCTCCAGATGCCCGTCAGAGGGTTGTAGCAGAAGACCCGGCTGGAGGGCCGGCACCCGGACCCCTGGCACCCGGACACCACGAACACATAATTGAAGAGACTGCAGATGGCACAGCCGCGGGACACAGCCTCCGGGGGCAGAGGGGCCAGCAGGTGCCAGGCGTCCTGCTCATCGTCATAGCAACAGAGGCGGCCAGCGTCTTCCTGGGGGCACACGTCGGCCACCACCAGGTGCTTGCGGCCCCTGAGCCGCCTCTGGAGGACCAGGTCCCGCTCGGCCCCACTCAGGCGCCCGTAGATGTCCGGGCTGCGCAGGACCTGGAGGTAGTTGTCACTCATCACCTTGTAGGCAGCCTCCTTCAGCGCCTCCAGATTCTGCCTCTTGGCCAAGGTCAACACCTCATAGCAGTTGCCCAGGTCCAGGCGGACATCAGGGGCTGACCCTGGGGTGAGAGGGAGGTGGAAGAAGTTGGTCCTGGCCACGAGCtccaggtgggggtccccgctgctcCCGGCTGCGCTGGACTCCAGAGGCTCCTCGGATATGGGGGGGCTGGATGGGGCGGTCTGGTCTGTGCCGGATGGAGTGGGGCTCTCGAAACCATGGAGCTGCAGCTGGAACTCGGGGTTGTCCGCGATCTGAAGGAGGCTCTCCTTCCTGCTGAAGCCCCCCGTGGGGGGCAGCACCGGCTGGGGGGAGGCGGCTGGATCGGCTCCCCCTTCTCTGTCATCGTCAAGGCCTCTGGGGACTGTCCCTGTTCCCAGGGGGCCTGGCAGAGGAGGTGGCGCCTTCGCCAGGGCCGCGGTCCTGGGGGCCAGCCTGCCTCTGGAGGTGGCCTGGGAGGTAGATTCCACGTAGTACTCGTACACCttgccctgcagcctgggccgCATCCCCGCCACCTTCTCCTGTAGGAGACTCTCCTCTACTCGAACCCGGGCCACCGAGGAGAAGGTGTAGGAGGCGTTGGTGGCCCCCTCCTGCTGATGCAGGGCCAGGCCCATGTTGGAGGCGGCCCGGAGGgcccccacctcttccctgcaGGCCTCCAGCACGTGGGTGAGGACCCAGCTCTGGCTCATTTCAGTCTTGCCTTCCCAGTGGGCCATCCAGGGCTGGAGGGGGGAcgcctgctccccagcccctggctgctCAGGGAGCCCGCCGTCCTGCCACGGAGCTGGCCCACCCCCCACGCCGCTGCCGTCCACCGCAGCCAGGACAGCTGGGGAGCTTTTGGGTTCACTGCCCAGAGGGGGGCGGTGGGGCAGTTCGGGCTTACCGCCAGCAGCTGTTCCGGCGTCCTGGCCACCGCAGCGAGGAGGTGCCAGGCCGGACTCCAGGCACCGCCAACTCTCGTCCTCACCAGCTCCTTTCCTCTCAGGCTTCCAAGTCTCTCCGGCTTCCAAGTTGCTGGAAGGGGTTCCCAGGACCTGGGAGCCCCCCGGATTCTCCCAGCTGCCGCCCAACAGTACTCCAGGCCCCTTGTTTCCGCTCCGACATCTCAGGCCCCGATGGGGTGCCCCGGGAGCAGCCCCCTGGGCTTCCGGCTGCCCGGAGCCTTCTGCCTCCTCCTCGGCCTTGGCCTTGGTGCTCCTGCCCCACAGCGGGGCTCGGGCAGGCCTTGACTTGTACAGGCGGTAGGCTGCGGTCAGCAGGAGCAGGGTGGCCGCGGACAGCACCACCTTGCCCGTCAGCTGCATGTCCAAATGCCAGTCCTGGGccgcagctcctcctcctccttcagggaGCATGTTTCCCAAGCCAACCTGGGGCGGAGGAATGTCAAGAATCTGATTAATAATTGCCCAATGGGGGCCGGCTCCTGGTTCCTGCTGAGCTGAGCGGAGGGGGTTCGGGGCCGGCTCTGGCCAGCTGAGGAGTTGGAGCAAAGGTGACTTTGAGCTGGCAGAGGGCGGCCGAGCCCCGGCCGGCTGGCAGATCCCAGCGCTGGCCTCCTGGGATCCGGCAGTGccttccctgggggtggggtctgCCCCGGGGCTGAACTTGTGATCAGCCACCTGAGCCCGCAGCAGCTGGCGGATGGATGTTGGGAGTGTCCCGCGGCTCATGGAGAGGGAGGAAGCTCTTGACCAAACATCACCCGATGCTAGCGACGCAGGGGGTTGGTCACTACTTGTGTGCgtgctttattttctcttttgca is drawn from Myotis daubentonii chromosome 3, mMyoDau2.1, whole genome shotgun sequence and contains these coding sequences:
- the KLHDC7A gene encoding kelch domain-containing protein 7A, coding for MLPEGGGGAAAQDWHLDMQLTGKVVLSAATLLLLTAAYRLYKSRPARAPLWGRSTKAKAEEEAEGSGQPEAQGAAPGAPHRGLRCRSGNKGPGVLLGGSWENPGGSQVLGTPSSNLEAGETWKPERKGAGEDESWRCLESGLAPPRCGGQDAGTAAGGKPELPHRPPLGSEPKSSPAVLAAVDGSGVGGGPAPWQDGGLPEQPGAGEQASPLQPWMAHWEGKTEMSQSWVLTHVLEACREEVGALRAASNMGLALHQQEGATNASYTFSSVARVRVEESLLQEKVAGMRPRLQGKVYEYYVESTSQATSRGRLAPRTAALAKAPPPLPGPLGTGTVPRGLDDDREGGADPAASPQPVLPPTGGFSRKESLLQIADNPEFQLQLHGFESPTPSGTDQTAPSSPPISEEPLESSAAGSSGDPHLELVARTNFFHLPLTPGSAPDVRLDLGNCYEVLTLAKRQNLEALKEAAYKVMSDNYLQVLRSPDIYGRLSGAERDLVLQRRLRGRKHLVVADVCPQEDAGRLCCYDDEQDAWHLLAPLPPEAVSRGCAICSLFNYVFVVSGCQGSGCRPSSRVFCYNPLTGIWSEVCPLNQARPHCRLVALDGYLYAIGGECLNTVERYDPRMDRWAFAPPLPNDTFALAHTAVACAGDIFVTGGTLRYLLLRFSAPEQRWQVGPTGGGKDRTAEMVAVDGFLYRFDLNRSLGISVYRCSASARLWYECATYRTPYPDAFQCAVVGGLVYCVGRRRTLLFLADNISPRFVPKELRSFPSPQGTLLPTVLTLPSLHVPQTRV